A segment of the bacterium genome:
CCAGTTTTTATAGTTCTTGTCAGACCTTCCAGATATACCTATTCACTCATTGAGCAGACAGAAGATTTCAGTGTGAATGTTGCAGATGAATCCATGAAAGATATTGTTATTTATTGTGGAACTGTTTCTGGTAGGAACCATGATAAGTTTAAATAGAAAAATTTAGCTCCATTAAAATCAGAGTTTATAAAATCCCCCATAATTGAGGAATGTAGAATAAACTTTGAATGTAGAGTTATTGCAAAGACAGATATAATTTCAGAATTTATTTCCGAAGAAATAAAAAACTCTAATTACAAGCAGGATGACTTTCACAGAGTTTATTATGGAGAAATTCTTTCTTGTTTAAAAACACTTCGCTAAAAATCACTTTGTTTAAATATTAACTGCTAACTTGACTGTCAAATCAGTATGTGCCTTCAAAACCCGCTTGTATCAATCATCTCCATTGCCCACCTTTAAGGTGGGATAGGGAAATTTTGTTTTATTCAATCTTCCATACAATACCTTTTTTTCCTTTGACATTTCTTGCGATTTTTTGAAGTGTGACAAGAATTTCTATCTTTTTTTCAAAAGGAAGTTTTGCCTGTTCTTTATGAAAAATATCCTTTCTTTTAAAAATATCTTCCCTTTTTATAACTTTTCCATTTATACAAATTTTTATTTCTTTACTCATTTTACCCATTTAATATTAAACTTTTTAAGAATATTTCTCAACTTTCTCTTATTAATTTTTGTTTCTTCAAAAAATCTTTCCACCTTTTCAATATCCTTTTTGCGTCCGGTTCTCAGAAATATTGCTATTAAATATTCAGGAGAAAGCACTTTAGTAGGGATTCCTTTGTATCTTACCTTTTTGGCGTTTTTAATTCCTTCTTCTTCAAGTTCATCAGCAACTATAAATTGAACTGGCACCCCCTCAATTAAAATATGCTCACCTTTCCATTTATATCCTTTTGATTGCAAGTAATTATAAATATTGGAAAGGTCAATTATTACTTTATCAGGTTCTTCCTTTAAGACAACAAAAATGTCAAGGTCATAAGTTAAAAAGGGTTCAATATAAAAAAGGGCTCCAATTCCACCTCCAATCGCATAATCATTAATCAATCCTTTCTTTTTAAGTTCATTTATAACTTTAATAGTTTTTTCCATCTTCTCGTTTTCCGCTCTATAAATCAAATCTCTTCTTCTGTTAAATTATAAAGTTTATAAATCAACCGGTCAAAATATTAAAAACTCATTAACTTTTATTCCTATTGAAAAACATTCACCTCTTAAACCCGACCTTTAAAACCCGCTTGTATCAATCATCTCCATTGCCCACCTTTAAGGTGGGATAAGTAAGATGGTTTGGATAAAAATTTTTATAATATTATATTGACTTGCACAGAAAAAATTATTGGGTTAAAATAGACAAATTAAAATTAAATAATTGGAAGAAAAAATGGCAAAGGTTACTTTTATTGGAGCAGGTAGTTTTGGTTTTACACGAACTCTTGTAAGAGATTTACTTACATTTCCATTGTTAAAAGATGCTACTATTTCTTTAATGGATATAGATGCTGAACGACTTGAATTTTCTAAAAGAGCAGTTGAGAAAATTATAGCAGAGGGTAAATATCCAGCAAAACTTGAAGTAACAATGGATAGAAGAGAAGCACTTAAAGGAGCAGATGCTGTTTTATGTACTATTCTTTCAGGTGGAGTTAATATATGGAGGTATGATATAGAAATTCCAAAAAAATATGGAGTAGATATTTGTGTTGGAGATACAAGAGGTCCTGCCGGAATTTTTCGTGCTTTAAGGACTATTCCTGTTATGCTTGATATATGCAGGGATATTGAAGAAATCTGTCCTGATACAATCTTCCTTAATTATACAAATCCAATGTCAATGCTGTGCAGGGCAATGCAGAAAAAAACAAAAGTCAAAGTTACAGGTTTATGTCACAGTGTTCAGGGAACAGCAGAAATGCTTGCGAAATGGATTGGAGCAACCATGGACCAGATTACTTATGTCTGTGCAGGAATTAATCATCAGGCATGGTATATTGAATACAAAAAGGATGGCAAAGATGCATATCCACTTATCAAAAAAGTTATACTGGAAAATGAAGAAATTT
Coding sequences within it:
- a CDS encoding flavin reductase; amino-acid sequence: MKEKIDYREVLKETVEALENGLVLLVSVDKKGKPNPMAIGWGAMGEIWGKPVFIVLVRPSRYTYSLIEQTEDFSVNVADESMKDIVIYCGTVSGRNHDKFK
- the melA gene encoding alpha-galactosidase, translating into MAKVTFIGAGSFGFTRTLVRDLLTFPLLKDATISLMDIDAERLEFSKRAVEKIIAEGKYPAKLEVTMDRREALKGADAVLCTILSGGVNIWRYDIEIPKKYGVDICVGDTRGPAGIFRALRTIPVMLDICRDIEEICPDTIFLNYTNPMSMLCRAMQKKTKVKVTGLCHSVQGTAEMLAKWIGATMDQITYVCAGINHQAWYIEYKKDGKDAYPLIKKVILENEEIYKEEIVRNEMFLALGYYVTESSGHNSEYNWWFRKRQDLIGKYCLPGTGWNPGEYAYILKEYLKREDTWKDEIKKWLEKPVNLERGHEYAAYIINAYLGGEPYVFNGNVPNENIITNLPYGACVEVPVLVNKRGFNYIHVGEIPPQCAALNNINIAVEEMAVEGALTGNPEMVYHAICYDPLTASVLSLKEIRQMVNEMFEKNKDYLPQFKSIKF